The window GAAGCCGATGGCGACCGCGATCGCTGTTCCCAGCAGTACGGTCGAGATCGCGGGATCAATTTTCTTAAGCATGCAGCTTTCGCCTCTTGGTCAAATCCGTAATTTCCGGGGAATCGATGCCCTCGGGTCGGCGTTCCTCGCCGACGATCTTGCCGTCTTCGATGCGCACGACGCGATCCGCATAACCCAGCGTTCGTGGGTCGTGCGTGACGGCCAATACGCTTCGGCCTTGCTCCTTGGCGATGCGCGCCAGGAGCGCCATGACCGCGTGGCCGTTCTCACTGTCGAGAGCAGCCGTCGGTTCGTCCGCGAGCACGATCGAGGGTGAACTCGCGATAGCGCGCGCAACCGCGACACGCTGCTGTTCACCGCCGGACAGATTACGCGGGTAGTTCGTGAGACGATGTCCGAGACCGACTTCGCGCAAAACTTCTTCAGAACGGCTTGTTGCGGCGAAGCCTTTGACGCCACGGACGTCGAGAGCGATGCGCACGTTCTCGAGAGCGTTGAGCGTCGGAAACAGATTGTAAGACTGGAAGATGAACCCGATGTGATCGCGGCGAACCTTGGCGAGCGCCTCAGCGGACAGGCCTTCGATCGATTCACCGGCGATTTTGATCGACCCCGATGTCGGCTTCAGGATGCAGCCAAGGATCGACAGAAGCGTGGTTTTGCCGGAGCCCGACGGACCCATCAGCAGGGTCAACTCGCCGGGGACCAAATCAAGCGATACGCCTTTGACGGCGACCACCAAGCCAGCCCCGGAGCCGAGCTCTTTGACGATGTTTTCGGCGCGTAGCGCGGGAGTGATTGTCATCTGGAAAATACCGTAGCCGGATCTATTTTTGTGACTTTCACGATGGCCGAAAGCGCAGAGATGGCACACATGAACAGCGTCAATGCGAACAACCAGAACGCGAGCCCTGGCGTCATCACGAGCGGCAACGACGAATTCTTACTCGCGTAGAGTATGACTAGCGCGATTGACATTCCTAAAACGTAACCAATCAAGGCGCTGAGCCCGGCCTGGGCCAGGATCACCTTATGAATATAGGCTTTCGAGGACCCGAGAGCGCGCAAAGTCGCGAACTCGTGAATATGGTCCTTCGTGCTCGAATAGAGCGTCTGAGCGACGATGACGGTTCCGACGAGGCTGCCCAGGATGGCGCCGCCAATCAGCGCCAAGCCGGCACCCGTTCTGAACAGCCATTGCGTCAAGCTGCGGCTCTCAAATTCGTCCTTCGTCAAAACATCCGCTGAATCGAGGCGATGCGAGAGATCGGTTTTGACGCTCTGGATGTTGGCGCCGGGCGCGAGCTTCACGAGCAGGAACGTCGACCGGTCTTCCGGCGCGCCGAGCAACTGGCGAGCGCGGTTCAATGTCGTATAGGCGTAAGGCGATTGCGTGAATGAGCGGATGCCTTCCGTCAGGGCGCGGATCTTGACGCGACCTTCGGCGGCTTGCGCGGTGTCTCCGATGCCATGCACGCCGAGTTCGCCGAGGTAGCTCCGGTCGACCGCAATCGCATCGGGTGATTTGATGTCTTCAAGAGTGCCTTCAGACAGAGACCACGGCACCAAACCCTGATCGTCAGCATCGGCACCAACGAGCACGACGCGCGACGAGCCTCCCGAGGGCTTACGCCACTCCGCGAATGCAACCACCAGCGGCACTACGGAACGAACGCCCGGTGTCGCCAACGCCTGATGACGCTCACGATCCGTGAGCAGAACACCGCCGTCCTCGAAGCTCTTTGCGCCATAAGTTGTAACGATAAGGTCGGCGTTGGAGTGGGCGATGTTCGCCGTTATCATTCGGCTCGAACCCAGGTACAGGCCAAGCTGAACTGCAACGAGCACGATCGAAAAAAGAATACCAATCAGCGTAACGGCAAGACGCACTCGGTCATGCAGCAAATTGCGGAGAGCGAGAGTGAAAACCATTGGTCTGCCGAATCTCGTTGTTGTGCGGGTTGGGCGGGGTCAACCTTCCCAGCAATGCTGCATAGGTGACGGCGCCGGGAACGTGAGTTCGTATAGCTCTAAACTAGAACTTCTACTACCTCCCGTGGAGGACGCAGAATAACGCGGTCTGCCTTAAATCTGCTGCGGCAAAGTAATCTGGTGATGATCCTGATCGCGTCTTAGCGACATGTTTAATAATTGGCTCCAATGTTTGGCCGTTTTCGGGATCTAGGGGTGCGTCATGTCAATTTCTGATCTGCGGTTATTTGTCATGCGTTCGATCGATAAAGGCGTTTCGCGCTCTCTGCTTCGCTCAGCGGCCATTGCCGCGGGCCTAGCTATATCCGCCACCCCCGGCTTGGCAGACCCTCGCGAAGTGGGTGTCTGGTACGACGATACCGGCAAGGGCGCGGTTAAAATCGAGGTCTGCACGCCGACCACGCTTTGCGGGAAGATCTATTGGCTTAAAGAGACGCGCAACGCGAAGGGCGCGCCTTTGACCGACCAGCACAATCCTGAGCCGTCCATGCGCAAGCGGACGATCTGCGGACTGCCCGTTATCGGCGATCTTAAGCAGCTCGCTGAAGGCGGCTTTGACGACGGTTGGGTCTATGACCCCAAGGAAGGCAAGTCTTACAGCGTCGCGATGGAACTCGTTGCTCCGGATAAGCTGAAGGTAACGGGCTATAAGGGCATGCGTTTCCTCGGCAAGTCTTTCATGTGGACTCGCGCTCCGGACGATCTGCCTTCGTGCGATGAACAGGCCGCGGGTCTTCCCGATGGCGCGGGCAAGAGCGCGGCAGCGCCCAAGGCTCACAACCAGGCAGCGGCCAAGAAAAAGCCCGGCGCGAGCGAATCCGCTTCGGCAGCCGGGCAAAAAAGCAAAGTGAAGAAGGACGCTCAGAAGGCGGCTACTCAGCCGCCCCCAGTTGCTTCGAACTAGAAGCAACATCTTTGCGACCCGCATTCTGAGCCTGGGCGGCAAGGATGCGATCGACGAATTCAACCGTGCGATCAACGACATAGCCGCGCTGACGGTCCAGCATCACGAGGTGATAGCTGTCGTCGAGCACTGAGACTTCCACCATGCCGCCGAGCTTGCGCTGGAGTGCCATCGTATTCTTGATGTCGCTCTGATCGTCGTGGCGCGGATGGAAGATCAGCGTGTGGAGCTTCACCAGCCGGAGCATCGGCCGGACATTTCTCACGAGTGAGAAGAACTCATAGACCGTACCGCCACCGCGCATCGTGATGTCGGCGGGAAGGTTGTCGCTGCCACGCATCGCTTCGAGAGCGAAGTTGCGGATGCGCTCATCCTTGATGCCATACGGCGCAGGTGTGCGGAATTTGAAGAGTCGCGCTGTCCACTTGTCGGTGACGAGGTGGAAGAGGCGAATGATCTTAGGAATTGCCCAGCCGTTTACCGAGAGCGTCGGTGCGTAGAGCATAAGTCCGGAAATCTGATCTTGGCGATAAGCGGCGAGGCGCAGCGCCAAAATCGAACCTGCAGATGCGCCGCCGATGATGACGTTATCGCACATGCCTTTCAGGTCATCGAAAGCCTTCGAAACCGACGCATACCAATCCTGCCAAGTGGAAAGACCGGAAACGTCCGTGCCGAAAGTCAGACCGGGCACTACGGGGCAATACACCGTCAATCCCTTGCGGGAGAGGGCGTGAGCCACAGACTTCATCTCTAATGGCGAGCCACCGAGCGAGTGCACCAGCAAAACGCCAGTTGATCCCCCACGGATAAATACGCTGCCACGAGGGCACTGAAATTGTTCTTTGATTTTCATTACCTACGTGCACTTGCTCTAATGAAATTCGAACGTTCTTTACGACGCAGTGGCTAAGGATGCCAACGCAACTTTGTCGCGGCGCCGTAAGCTTCAGAACCTCTCAGAACAATCCCTACCTAAGAAATAGTTTTCGAAAGTTATTACGAACCTGCTGAAAACGCCATACCTTTCGAAACCGGCATAAGGCGGATTGGTAAACGATATCCTGATGCCAACAGCGTCGATACGGCGCGAACTTTTTACATGATGTTGCAATGCGGCAAGAGCTGGGTTTTCCCGTGCGGCACATGCGCCTTCATCCGAAGGCGATAGGTCTAAGACCTACTCCTTACGGAAGAATTCGTTGCGACAATTGAATGTAACAACGCGCCGCGCCCGCAAGAGCGCACCCCGCAAGGCGTAGCGGTGGACTGACAATGCCAGCCACTGTTCGTCCGTAATCGTCACGTTATAATCAGCGTGAAAATTCGGATGCGCCGAATGCTATCCATGCGGATCCCGTCGACGTGACCTTTGCGCTGCGCTTTCCGATCACTGTCCTCAGTCTCGCTGCTCTCCTCTCGAGCCAACTGCCCATCGCGGCGGTGCTGGCGGCGCCCATCAGCCGTGGTGACTACGAAGCGTGCCAGGCGCGCGACGATGCAGGCCTCAAGGCGGCCGTAACGACAATCGTTGCCGACGCGATCACGAACGGCACCAAGTCCATCGACTACCGAGCATTGGTCGCTGAACAGTGGCGCATACGAAATCTCGATCAGGTCATCGATACCCGGGTCGACATCGCCGTTGCAGAAGTGACGAACGAGACAAGCTGGACAGAACGGCTCAAGTCGCTCGCGGATACGGAAAAGTCGCAACAACTCGCGACGATGGTTGCCGAGCGCGTCTATCACTCCGATGCCGTGAAATCGGCAATCGAAGATTTGGCGACGGGCGTTGCCAAGGAAGTCGGCAAGAGCATCGAATTCGCAAGCACGGACGCAACCAGCTCATTGCTGCAATGCCTGCAGGCGTTCGTGGGGCCGCGCTATGGCGGAGCGGTTGCTGGGGCGCTCGCCGGTGACGCCAGCAAGGATGTTAAGCTCAATCCGAACACTGGTTCGGGCGATATCTCCGCTGGCTCTATGCTGGAGAAGTCTAGCAGCGGCCTCGCTGGAGCAACGATCCTGATCGTGCGCCGTCAGCTCGCCAACCTGGCCCAGCGCGTTGGTCAGCGGATCCTCGGCAGCATCCTTTCCCGTCTTGTTTCCGTGGTTGCCGGAGGCGTTGGGCTGGTTCTGATCGCCAAAGACCTCTGGGATTTCCGCAATGGCGTCTTGCCGATCATCGCCACCGAAATGAAGGCACCCGCGACGAAGGAGAAGGTGCAAGACGAACTGGCGACGATGCTGGGCAGCCAGATGCAGGAGCACGTGAAGGAGATTGCCTCGGCCGCTGCCGATCAGGTGGTCAATGTCTGGCAGACGTTCCGGCGCGCACATGCTCTGGTTCTCAAAATCGCAGACGAGAACGGCGAATTTCGAACCTTCCTCGACGGACTGGACCCGCAGGCCCTGACGCGCCTCGACGAGGTCGTTTCCATACTTGTCGCGTCGGAGGGCGAAGGCGCCATCGTCCAGCGCCTTCATGACGGATCTCTCAATCGCGCGGTTCATCTCATGCCTGCGGACGGGCTAGAGATCGCGCGCGACACGAAATCGATCTCGGCTGCGCTCGACTGGACGTCGCTCGCGGGTGACCGGCTGAGCAAAGTTCTCGGATATGAGTTGCATCGACGCATGTCGGCCAAGGATCTGACGAAATCCTCTCTCGATCGCATTCTCGCGCTTAACGATCGGGCGACCATCATTAAGATCGCGAGTTTACCTCCTACGGCGCGGGACGCTCTTTTCCGGCTGGACACCAACGACCTCAATTCGCTTTTGCGAACGCTTTCCGAGGACGAGCTGCGATCTCTCGCGGGTTATCTCGACGGCTTGAAGCCGCAGCCTCGCGATCGCGTGCTGAAGGCAGTGGCTGAAAGCCCGGCGAAAATGCAGGTGCTGGCCTCCCAGTCGGTTCGGGAGAGAATTATCGCCAGCCAGGATCAGACGGCCGCTGCTGACATGATGCTGACCCCGGCGAAGGGGTTTTCTCCCCGACCATTCTTCAACGATGCACAGCTTGTCTGGGATGGCCGCGTCGAACCGCTTTTGCTTTGGGACAAACATCCGAAGGCTTTGGCGGTGCTTGGATTTTTCGCGCTCATCATCCTGCTGTGGTTTGCACGCCTGTTCCGGCCGAAGCGGCGATCTGGCGAACCCGCCGTAGGCAGTTGAGCCTCAGTCAGCGGCGAACTTTCCACATACAAAGCAGCAGTGCTTGTCCCTCGGCGCAGCCTGCCTGCTATAAGGATTCGCCATCAGCGGACGATCCGCTGAGCCAACGTGGGGGGCGAACATGGCTATTCGACTTCGTAGTGAGGAGGGAGTTCGGGATATGGGTTTGAAAGCACCGGGCATCGTAACGTTCATGATCTCGGTTATCTTGACCGTCGTCGTTTTGATGTCTCAATGGTTCGGCGCGAATATTCCAGGTCTGACGGGCAATGAAGCCTGGGCGCTGCTTGCCTCGTACCTCATCCTGATGCTGGGCTGCATGGTTCGCGGAATGTAAGCGCGACGTGTTCGGGGTGTTGCCCACCGTCGGTGTTGGAATTCGGCGAGATCATGTTCGACGATGTGCGCTCGTGTCGCGCGGCAACCGGCGGAATGGAGCGGCATCATAGGGCTCTCTATCGATCAGACAATGACCAGCGAAATGCCTCAGACATTTGCCCGGCGCGCGCGCCATTCATCGAAGGCCATCATGGCTGCCGTTGCGCTTACGCTTGCGGGGCTGGCGGCGCTGGCGCTTACCGCGCGGGAAACGACACAGACCGCAGTGAAGACACTGGGGCCGGTTTCGTTAGACCCTACGTTGGAATTTGCGCCAGTGCATTCGCAGCGGCAGGGCCCCGGTTTAGACCTCGTTCCGGTCGTCAACCGCTAAGCGCGGCACCAGCGGCTCAGCGCGCATGAGGCCGCGCACCGAATTCCCCAGATAGATATTCCCCGGGCCATTCAGGTCCTGCACGGTCAGCTTGGCTTCGACTGCCTTGCCGTCATCCAAAAGCGCCGCGCGCAACGTGCCGGGCAACACACCCGCCGCAAGACGTGGCGTCAGCAGCTTGCCGTCGCGCTCCAGGAAGATCGTTGTGCGACTGCCTTCGGTCAGCTCGCCATTCTCATTGAGATAGATCACCTCGTCGGCGCCGAGCGTTTCCGAGAAGTGCTTCCATTCCCGATCGTAGAGATCGCGGCGCGTGGACTTGTGATACAAAAACAGATCGGTGCTGTTCACTCGGCTATCCGAGATAACGTAGCGCATTACGCTGTCCGGCGGCGTTGCCGGTTGTGGCGTCGCCGTTACCGTTAGCCCGCCGTCCTCATCGAGCAGCAAGCGAACACGGAGCCGCTCGTTCGGATTTTCAGCGACAGCACGATCGATCGCATCGTTCACTCGCTCGGCATCGAACACGAAACCGAAATACGTTGCCGATGCCGCAAGACGCGCGAGATGGTAGCCGCGCAGCCAGATCCCTGCTCCGGGCTCATGAAGCATCGTCTCGATCAAATCGAAGCGGCGCACCGGGTCGGTCAGAAACTTCATCTTCAACAAGCACTCGGCGTACTCTTTGACGCCGTCGGAATCGGCAACAATACCTGAGCCGATTCCCATCTCTCCGGCGCCCTTGCGGTCGATCACCGCGGTGCGGATCGCAACGTTGAAGAGGCCGCGGCCGTCCGGCGAAAAGCGGCCGATCGCGCCGCAGTAGATTCCGCGCGCTTCGGTTTCGAGTTCGCGGATCAATTCCATGGCGCGAATTTTTGGCGCGCCCGTAACGGAGCCCGGCGGGAAAATCGCTTTCAGGATATCGGCGAGGCCGATGCCGGATTTGAGATCGGCACGCACTCCGGACGTCATCTGATGCAGCGTCTTGAAGGTTTCGACCGTGAACAGATCGGTGACGGAAACCGATCCGAGTTCGGCGATGCGCCCGAGATCGTTGCGCATCAAATCGACAATCATCAGATTTTCGGCGCGGTTCTTGATGTCCTTCGAAAGCGCACGGCGAACTTCTGCGTCCGCCTCTTGCGTACCGGCTCTCGGCGCGGTGCCTTTCATCGGGCGCGTTTCAATCTCGGTGCCGCTCTGCTTGATGAAGAGCTCGGGCGAAGCCGAAAGAATCGTAACGTCGCCCGTGTCGACCAGTCCGGCGTAAAGAACGCGCTGCTTCAGGCGGAGATCGCGATAGAGCGCCAGCGGCGAGCCCGCGAGCTTGAACTTCGCCTTGAACGTCAGGTTCAGCTGATAGATGTCGCCGCTTCTGATGTTGTTTTGAACTTCGGCGAAGCGCTTCAAGTATGAGCCGCTGTCCCAGCTATGGGCCAGTTCGCCGAGTGTCGGCGTGCCGATCGCCTCGTCGTTCAGCCATGCCTGGACTTCCGAGCCGCGCAGTCCGCGCGGTGACGAATACAAGCCGAACCAGAGAAGCGGCACTTTGCGGTTCGCCGGCAAAAGCGACGCGAGGCGCGGCTCCAGCAGGTAGCCCAGTTCATATGAGAAGAAACCCGCGGCGTGGAGACCGCGCGCGAGACCGGCTGTCAGCGAAGCCACCGCGGCATCGACTTCGGCCGGCGTATCCGCGCGAACGATCTCGACCGGATGCTCGAACAATTCGGACACCGCTTCGAGGCTCGTGCTGTTGTCGAGCAGAACGAATCCCTCGGCCAGCGCGGGTGTCGCGCTTCTGGAGCGGTTCGGGGTACTGGGGCTTGCGCCTAGTGACGCGCGGCCACTGAAATCATTCGATGAGGTTGGCATGCCTGCTTCTAGCCCGACTGCCGCGCGATTGCCACTTAAACGGTCGTCGGAAGCAGCCCGCAGAGCGTCGTGCTTATGGCCTAACGCGGCGACGGCTGCGTCACGTTTGCAGATGACCGCGCGATCTCTCCGCAGTTCCGTGACAACCGTACAGAAAAACTGTCACGAGGGGTTCCCACGCGCTCGAATTATGCTATAGCCGCGACTTGGGCCGCTCGGAGACGAGCGGCCTTGCTTATCCGGACGGGCCGAACGCTTCAGCGTCGGTCCAGGTGACGCGGGGTGGAGCAGCCCGGTAGCTCGTCAGGCTCATAACCTGAAGGTCGTTGGTTCAAATCCAGCCCCCGCAACCAAACTCAAAAGCCAATAAAGTAAGTTATTTTTAGCGAGTTGCATCCGCTTGGCGACAAGGCGGAAAATCTGCGCCGTGGCGAATCCGTGGCAAAAGATCAGCTCAAAGCCTGTCCGAAGCCCTCTTCGTGAACTTCAGCAAATCACCGACACTTGGCTCTCGCTCTTATGGGAGGCGTGTACATGGCGCGGGCTACAATTGGAAAAGCGAAGTCGCTTGCAGACCAATGGAAGGCCCAGCGCGAAGAGCACGACAACGCACCGAGCGCGGCATACTTCGGTGATGCGGACGCTTACGATCTGATCGCCATGTGGAAGAGCGGTAA is drawn from Hyphomicrobium methylovorum and contains these coding sequences:
- a CDS encoding ABC transporter ATP-binding protein, with product MTITPALRAENIVKELGSGAGLVVAVKGVSLDLVPGELTLLMGPSGSGKTTLLSILGCILKPTSGSIKIAGESIEGLSAEALAKVRRDHIGFIFQSYNLFPTLNALENVRIALDVRGVKGFAATSRSEEVLREVGLGHRLTNYPRNLSGGEQQRVAVARAIASSPSIVLADEPTAALDSENGHAVMALLARIAKEQGRSVLAVTHDPRTLGYADRVVRIEDGKIVGEERRPEGIDSPEITDLTKRRKLHA
- a CDS encoding alpha/beta hydrolase translates to MKIKEQFQCPRGSVFIRGGSTGVLLVHSLGGSPLEMKSVAHALSRKGLTVYCPVVPGLTFGTDVSGLSTWQDWYASVSKAFDDLKGMCDNVIIGGASAGSILALRLAAYRQDQISGLMLYAPTLSVNGWAIPKIIRLFHLVTDKWTARLFKFRTPAPYGIKDERIRNFALEAMRGSDNLPADITMRGGGTVYEFFSLVRNVRPMLRLVKLHTLIFHPRHDDQSDIKNTMALQRKLGGMVEVSVLDDSYHLVMLDRQRGYVVDRTVEFVDRILAAQAQNAGRKDVASSSKQLGAAE
- a CDS encoding ABC transporter permease, giving the protein MVFTLALRNLLHDRVRLAVTLIGILFSIVLVAVQLGLYLGSSRMITANIAHSNADLIVTTYGAKSFEDGGVLLTDRERHQALATPGVRSVVPLVVAFAEWRKPSGGSSRVVLVGADADDQGLVPWSLSEGTLEDIKSPDAIAVDRSYLGELGVHGIGDTAQAAEGRVKIRALTEGIRSFTQSPYAYTTLNRARQLLGAPEDRSTFLLVKLAPGANIQSVKTDLSHRLDSADVLTKDEFESRSLTQWLFRTGAGLALIGGAILGSLVGTVIVAQTLYSSTKDHIHEFATLRALGSSKAYIHKVILAQAGLSALIGYVLGMSIALVILYASKNSSLPLVMTPGLAFWLFALTLFMCAISALSAIVKVTKIDPATVFSR
- a CDS encoding DUF2147 domain-containing protein, whose amino-acid sequence is MSISDLRLFVMRSIDKGVSRSLLRSAAIAAGLAISATPGLADPREVGVWYDDTGKGAVKIEVCTPTTLCGKIYWLKETRNAKGAPLTDQHNPEPSMRKRTICGLPVIGDLKQLAEGGFDDGWVYDPKEGKSYSVAMELVAPDKLKVTGYKGMRFLGKSFMWTRAPDDLPSCDEQAAGLPDGAGKSAAAPKAHNQAAAKKKPGASESASAAGQKSKVKKDAQKAATQPPPVASN
- the pabB gene encoding aminodeoxychorismate synthase component I — translated: MPTSSNDFSGRASLGASPSTPNRSRSATPALAEGFVLLDNSTSLEAVSELFEHPVEIVRADTPAEVDAAVASLTAGLARGLHAAGFFSYELGYLLEPRLASLLPANRKVPLLWFGLYSSPRGLRGSEVQAWLNDEAIGTPTLGELAHSWDSGSYLKRFAEVQNNIRSGDIYQLNLTFKAKFKLAGSPLALYRDLRLKQRVLYAGLVDTGDVTILSASPELFIKQSGTEIETRPMKGTAPRAGTQEADAEVRRALSKDIKNRAENLMIVDLMRNDLGRIAELGSVSVTDLFTVETFKTLHQMTSGVRADLKSGIGLADILKAIFPPGSVTGAPKIRAMELIRELETEARGIYCGAIGRFSPDGRGLFNVAIRTAVIDRKGAGEMGIGSGIVADSDGVKEYAECLLKMKFLTDPVRRFDLIETMLHEPGAGIWLRGYHLARLAASATYFGFVFDAERVNDAIDRAVAENPNERLRVRLLLDEDGGLTVTATPQPATPPDSVMRYVISDSRVNSTDLFLYHKSTRRDLYDREWKHFSETLGADEVIYLNENGELTEGSRTTIFLERDGKLLTPRLAAGVLPGTLRAALLDDGKAVEAKLTVQDLNGPGNIYLGNSVRGLMRAEPLVPRLAVDDRNEV